A section of the Nitrospirota bacterium genome encodes:
- a CDS encoding metallopeptidase family protein: MSFIVSRKRFEELTEEALAALPDEFRQYLTNVTVIVEDYPGREDAHLTGVPRDELLGLFRGIAHQDKGGMFDIPPPLPDEVILFQKNIQEICSSEEELIDEIRITLIHEIGHYFGFSEEELEQYEG, encoded by the coding sequence ATGTCCTTTATCGTAAGCAGAAAGCGCTTCGAAGAGCTCACCGAGGAGGCGCTCGCAGCGTTGCCCGACGAGTTCAGGCAGTATCTCACGAATGTCACGGTCATCGTCGAGGACTATCCGGGCCGTGAGGATGCGCATCTCACCGGTGTACCCCGCGACGAGCTCCTCGGCCTCTTTCGCGGCATCGCCCATCAGGACAAGGGCGGCATGTTCGACATCCCGCCGCCCCTGCCTGACGAAGTCATTCTCTTTCAGAAGAATATACAAGAGATATGCTCGTCAGAAGAGGAGCTGATCGATGAAATCCGGATAACGCTCATTCACGAGATCGGCCACTACTTCGGATTTTCGGAAGAGGAGCTCGAGCAGTACGAGGGATAA
- a CDS encoding transcriptional regulator, translating to MALTRDFRETIMERAARDAKFRRGLLTEAVNEILEGNLDAGKAMLRDYINATITFPTLAEKLNKDSKSIHRMLGPKGNPRMDSIVGILKVLQDQEHIKLRAKA from the coding sequence ATGGCACTTACTCGTGATTTTCGAGAAACAATAATGGAACGGGCAGCGCGTGATGCGAAATTCCGCAGAGGGCTTCTCACCGAGGCGGTAAACGAGATTCTAGAGGGCAATCTCGATGCCGGCAAGGCTATGCTTCGCGACTATATTAATGCAACGATCACCTTTCCGACACTTGCCGAAAAGCTCAACAAAGACAGCAAGAGTATACATCGTATGCTGGGACCGAAGGGCAACCCGCGCATGGATAGTATTGTAGGTATTTTAAAAGTATTACAGGATCAGGAGCATATAAAACTTCGGGCTAAGGCTTAG
- a CDS encoding type II toxin-antitoxin system RelE/ParE family toxin, with protein MTEYSVKEFIQAGASPFREWFKRLDSGAANKVTTALYRLQYGNFSNVKSVGGGVSECKIDFGPGYRIYFGLEGNALIILLCGGTKKMQQKDIDKAKMLWQDYKARKKQEG; from the coding sequence ATGACGGAATACTCAGTCAAAGAGTTTATTCAAGCGGGGGCCTCACCGTTCCGGGAATGGTTCAAGAGGCTTGATTCGGGGGCTGCAAACAAAGTAACGACCGCCCTATATCGATTACAGTATGGCAACTTCTCTAATGTTAAGTCAGTTGGCGGCGGTGTTTCTGAGTGCAAGATAGATTTTGGTCCGGGCTATCGCATTTATTTTGGTCTGGAGGGAAATGCTCTGATCATTCTGTTGTGTGGGGGCACAAAGAAGATGCAGCAGAAAGATATTGATAAAGCAAAAATGCTCTGGCAAGATTATAAGGCCAGAAAGAAGCAGGAGGGCTAA